The following are encoded in a window of Chaetodon auriga isolate fChaAug3 chromosome 24, fChaAug3.hap1, whole genome shotgun sequence genomic DNA:
- the LOC143316754 gene encoding RNA-binding protein 4.1-like — MVKIFVGNLPREADQEEIKALFTQYGTVTECAIIKNYAFVHMDDRKAATKAIKSLHLYKLHGTPINVEASHGKNQGSVKLHVANVEKGSDDELRALFEEYGTVTECAVVKNFAFVHMSNSDEAMDAIKGLDNTEFQGKRIHVQISKSRPRHDERDDYPPPPPDRGGYWPPRYPGERHEPPPPSYLRGRLSHIPPGYPAPPLPPPPPRRAVYPDRPYEGDRDRYGVVDYYEKYRARPYGMASYEDQRAGAPPPPPPPSAVVRDRLMTSSLDPYERRPLPPPPSSYYARDRSPLRRAPSTPMPPASNGYSYERSRLSPVSRVPAYGVPRARDPYADRMPPPPPARYAY; from the exons ATGGTGAAGATTTTTGTGGGAAACCTGCCCCGAGAGGCTGACCAGGAAGAAATCAAGGCACTCTTCACACAGTATGGCACAGTCACAGAATGTGCCATCATCAAGAACTACGCCTTCGTCCACATGGATGATCGCAAGGCAGCCACCAAAGCCATTAAGAGTCTGCACCTGTACAAGCTTCACGGCACGCCAATCAACGTGGAGGCCAGCCACGGGAAGAACCAGGGCTCAGTCAAACTGCATGTAGCAAATGTCGAAAAGGGGTCTGACGATGAGCTCCGCGCTCTCTTTGAAGAGTATGGCACCGTCACAGAGTGTGCCGTTGTCAAGAATTTTGCTTTTGTACACATGTCCAATTCTGATGAGGCAATGGATGCCATAAAGGGACTGGACAACACTGAATTTCAAG gTAAACGCATCCATGTTCAGATTTCTAAGAGCCGCCCCAGACACGACGAACGAGATGActacccccctcctcccccagaCAGGGGTGGCTATTGGCCACCTCGCTATCCAGGAGAGAGGCATGAACCTCCCCCACCCAGCTACCTGAGAGGCCGTCTCAGCCATATACCACCAGGTTACCCTGCCCCTCCCCTGCCACCCCCTCCCCCTAGGCGTGCTGTTTATCCAGACCGTCCCTATGAGGGTGACAGGGACAGATATGGTGTGGTAGATTACTATGAGAAGTACAGAGCCCGTCCGTATGGCATGGCCTCCTACGAGGACCAACGTGCTGgcgcccctcctcctccccctcccccctcagcCGTCGTCCGAGATCGTCTTATGACCTCGTCGCTTGACCCGTATGAGCGTCGACCTCTCCCACCTCCTCCGTCCTCGTACTATGCCCGAGATCGCAGCCCCCTCAGAAGAGCGCCTAGCACGCCTATGCCCCCGGCCAGTAACGGCTACTCCTACGAGCGCTCCCGACTCTCTCCGGTTTCCCGGGTCCCGGCATATGGAGTGCCACGTGCCAGGGACCCCTATGCGGACCGAATGCCTCCGCCACCGCCTGCACGCTACGCTTATTAA
- the LOC143316756 gene encoding uncharacterized protein LOC143316756, whose amino-acid sequence MMNFTLITALLCTFFWISVSEFHTVEVQPGENVTLLCSNFSAHLSHIVWFKLANRHNVSCISSMMDSNGNASFCDGFQNSKFNMTANSTTLFLRIKQVDSSDSGLYFCGFYSGGKAVIVSATYLKVHVFDGITNLTSVILGSLIIVLVIVIIGLAVKIGKPHTAHPEEQTPQHSENLGSDALNYAAVAFHPKRKSSQRPPSEDQLESCVVYATTRSTQKTS is encoded by the exons ATGATGAACTTTACCTTGATCACAGCTCTCCTCTGTACCTTCT tttggaTCTCAGTTTCTGAGTTTCACACTGTGGAGGTTCAGCCTGGTGAAAATGTCACACTGCTGTGCTCCAACTTCTCAGCTCACCTCTCTCACATAGTGTGGTTCAAACTGGCCAACAGACACAATGTCAGCTGCATCTCCTCCATGATGGACTCTAATGGCAACGCATCATTCTGTGATGGAtttcaaaacagcaaatttaaTATGACTGCCAACAGCACGACCCTCTTTCTCAGGATCAAACAAGTGGATTCATCCGACTCTGGACTGTATTTCTGTGGATTTTACTCAGGTGGAAAGGCAGTAATTGTCAGTGCAACATATTTAAAGGTTCACG TGTTTGATGGAATAACAAATCTGACGAGTGTGATCCTGGGCTCTCTGATCATTGTCCTTGTCATAGTCATCATTGGTCTGGCTGTCAAAATCGGCAAACCTCACACAG CTCATCCAGAGGAACAGACCCCACAGCACAGTGAG AACCTGGGCTCTGATGCTCTGAACTACGCAGCAGTGGCTTTCCATCCGAAACGAAAAAGCAGCCAAAGGCCTCCATCAGAGGACCAGCTGGAGTCATGTGTTGTGTATGCTACCACCAGATCGACTCAGAAAACATCCTGA
- the tifa gene encoding TRAF-interacting protein with FHA domain-containing protein A has product MSVSQTMETEEDLPTCLHIKLYHPQQNRKGLYSLLPLGNRSKHSADDPFRLGRDTQACTFGLADIKVSRKLLALHAYRTPQSPDMLFTIQNLSQRGRLSVNSSALGYLERMDLPDKALIRFGEYEMLVIREPGEAKGSFEVEFEVLSVPPSRETCMWLPIKTPVMDTGSSVMSTFQPELRAYGPLETDETLMCHSG; this is encoded by the coding sequence ATGAGCGTGTCCCAGACAATGGAGACGGAGGAGGATCTCCCGACGTGTCTCCACATCAAACTTTATCACCCTCAGCAAAATCGCAAGGGCCTGTACAGCCTGCTTCCTCTGGGGAACAGGAGCAAACACTCAGCAGATGACCCCTTCAGGCTGGGGCGTGACACTCAGGCTTGCACTTTCGGCCTGGCCGACATCAAGGTATCTCGCAAGCTGCTGGCCCTCCACGCCTACCGCACACCCCAGAGCCCGGACATGCTGTTCACCATCCAGAACTTGAGCCAGAGGGGACGACTGTCAGTGAACAGCTCGGCCCTGGGCTACCTGGAGAGGATGGACCTCCCAGACAAGGCCCTGATCCGGTTCGGAGAGTACGAGATGCTGGTCATCCGCGAGCCTGGCGAGGCCAAGGGGAGCTTCGAGGTGGAGTTTGAGGTGCTGTCAGTGCCTCCATCTAGAGAAACTTGCATGTGGCTGCCTATTAAGACGCCTGTCATGGACACAGGTTCATCTGTGATGAGCACTTTCCAGCCTGAACTCAGAGCATACGGCCCCTTGGAGACGGATGAGACTCTCATGTGTCATTCAGGATGA
- the LOC143316755 gene encoding RNA-binding protein 4.1-like, whose protein sequence is MVKIFIGNLSQHTGKEEVEALFTQYGTVTECAKYKNYAFVHMEDRKSATKAIRELHLCKLNGRPINVELSRGKNQGPVKLHIANVERGFDKELRELFEEYGTVTECSIVKNFAFVHMVNSEEAMDAIQGLDNTEFQGKRIHVQLSKSRPRGAPEEEGYPPPPGRGGFYPPPYPVEGPEPPYRGRMHAYPPPPPSPPPPRRAAYPDRGYGERDGYGVVDYYQKFRAHPYSAAGYDDRRSSAIPPPPPPPALVRERFGMGTVDPYERHLLPPPPPSSMNRDRSPIRRPPPPPAPAAGNGYSYERSRLSPLPKPPMYAAPRPRDSFSERTPPVPPPPPPPRYPGY, encoded by the exons ATGGTGAAGATTTTCATTGGTAACCTCTCTCAGCACACTGGGAAGGAAGAAGTAGAGGCTCTGTTTACTCAGTATGGCACTGTGACAGAATGTGCCAAGTACAAAAACTATGCTTTTGTCCATATGGAAGACCGGAAGTCGGCCACCAAAGCCATCCGAGAGCTCCACCTCTGTAAGCTCAATGGCAGACCCATTAATGTGGAGCTCAGCAGAGGGAAGAACCAGGGCCCCGTGAAGCTCCACATAGCCAACGTAGAAAGGGGTTTCGATAAAGAGCTCCGCGAGCTCTTTGAGGAGTACGGCACAGTCACAGAGTGCTCGATTGTCAAGAACTTTGCCTTTGTGCACATGGTCAATTCTGAGGAGGCCATGGATGCCATCCAGGGCCTGGATAATACAGAGTTTCAAG GTAAGCGGATACATGTTCAGCTATCAAAAAGTAGACCCAGAGGGGccccagaggaggagggctATCCACCTCCGCCAGGCAGAGGAGGCTTTTATCCTCCTCCCTACCCAGTGGAGGGGCCCGAGCCTCCCTATAGAGGCCGCATGCATGCTTACCCTCCTCCGCCTCCATCGCCACCTCCCCCAAGACGGGCAGCTTACCCTGACCGTGGTTACGGCGAGCGGGATGGCTATGGGGTAGTTGATTACTATCAGAAATTCAGAGCCCATCCTTACAGCGCGGCGGGCTATGATGACAGGCGTTCCAGTGCCATCccacctcctccgcctcctccggCACTGGTTAGAGAGCGTTTTGGAATGGGGACCGTTGATCCGTACGAGCGCCAtctgctcccccctcctcctccatcctccatgaACAGGGACAGAAGCCCCATCAGACGACCAccccctccacctgctccagcagctggTAATGGGTACTCCTACGAGCGGTCCCGGCTCTCCCCGCTGCCCAAGCCTCCGATGTATGCAGCCCCCCGTCCCAGGGACTCCTTCTCAGAGAGAACGCCGCCGGtgccgccgccaccaccaccgccTCGATATCCAGGCTATTAG
- the LOC143316758 gene encoding T-cell surface glycoprotein CD8 beta chain-like: MRNFIRTTAFLLCSLTWISVSVSEFHTVEVRPGEEVTLLCSNYTSSSSRIIWFRQVSGVQPHCICSMSKPLESPSFCSGFQNGKFEMRSNSSTVSLQINQVDLSDSGLYFCGYHIMNSPVIVHATYLQVQGVFDGVTTLMSVILAGLTAFLIVVVICLDVQIRKPHKADNEERWTENLDSDDLKDAALT, encoded by the exons ATGAGGAACTTCATCCGGACGACAGCTTTccttctctgcagcctca CCTGGAtctctgtctcagtgtctgaGTTTCACACTGTGGAGGTTCGGCCTGGTGAAGAAGTCACACTGCTGTGCTCCAACTATACCAGTTCTTCCAGTCGGATAATCTGGTTCAGACAGGTCAGCGGAGTCCAGCCTCACTGTATCTGCTCCATGTCCAAGCCTCTCGAGTCTCCTTCATTCTGCAGTGGAtttcaaaatggaaaatttGAAATGAGATCCAACAGCTCCACTGTCTCCCTCCAAATCAATCAAGTCGATTTATCCGACTCTGGACTGTATTTCTGTGGATATCATATCATGAACAGTCCAGTGATTGTCCATGCAACATATTTACAGGTTCAAG GAGTGTTTGATGGAGTAACAACGCTGATGAGTGTGATCCTGGCCGGTCTGACTGCTTTCCTTATCGTAGTCGTCATTTGTCTGGATGTTCAAATCAGAAAGCCTCAcaaag cagATAATGAAGAGCGATGGACAGAG AATCTGGACTCTGATGACCTGAAGGATGCGGCACTGACTTAA
- the LOC143317249 gene encoding uncharacterized protein LOC143317249: MRSFTLLTVLLLCKLSWISVSGSEPQTVEVQPGEEVTLLCSNKSVHPAQTDWFRLTDRSEPHCISSMYMSDGEASFCNGIQKGKFQMSSNGTTVFLQIQRVDSSDSGLYFCGFYMDGHTVIVSATHLNVEGDGESDDEVNTKKEPDGTTKLMTVSLVGLTVFLTVVIIVLALKIRKLQAAVNEEAQSDRNENLGSGIVKFLPKTTRSRRPASERGVESRVIYAVSR; encoded by the exons ATGAGGAGCTTCACCTTGCTAACAGTTCTACTTCTCTGCAAACTCA GCTGGATCTCTGTGTCAGGATCTGAGCCTCAGACTGTGGAGGTTCAGCCTGGTGAAGAAGTCACGCTGCTGTGCTCCAACAAGTCCGTCCATCCAGCTCAGACGGACTGGTTCAGGCTGACCGACAGAAGCGAACCCCACTGTATCTCCTCTATGTACATGTCTGATGGGGAAGCTTCATTCTGTAACGGGATTCAAAAGGGAAAATTTCAAATGAGCTCCAACGGCACCACGGTTTTTCTTCAAATCCAGAGAGTGGATTCCTCTGACTCTGGACTGTATTTCTGTGGATTTTACATGGACGGACACACAGTCATTGTCAGTGCGACTCATTTAAACGTTGAAG gtgatgGTGAATCTGATGATGAAGTGAACACTAAAA AGGAGCCTGATGGAACGACAAAGCTGATGACTGTGAGCCTGGTTGGCTTAACTGTTTTCCTCACTGTCGTCATCATTGTTCTGGCTCTTAAAATCAGGAAACTTCAGGCAG CTGTGAATGAAGAAGCACAGTCGGACAGAAACGAG AACCTGGGCTCTGGTATCGTGAAGTTCCTTCCAAAGACAACAAGAAGCCGGAGGCCTGCatcagagagaggagtggagagtCGTGTTATTTATGCTGTCAGCAGATAG